A DNA window from Ficedula albicollis isolate OC2 chromosome 1, FicAlb1.5, whole genome shotgun sequence contains the following coding sequences:
- the FANCB gene encoding Fanconi anemia group B protein: MLLSEQDQFLSYNGEVLVFQLSKAKHSEEADDKTINLCVRRMAFNRDTKVFVQKSSGVFSMGASHSKIEMICCSCTTDSRTGIVLPCILMKQKRRNNVKYFLLLLHSSNQFEPSFYFRLDYELKEDIRLFAGPSLLWRHANKLFYISSNTCVVQSAPVQLSSVVWTGEIVGEGTVVLGVRTACLPETEDPDGFSVSDRAIWGSEFFGYAIQTQKTLSGTCFMPHAYSRVVSSVYVCKSERLKQQLQVSLIAITHKNQLVWFQNGAPKGVCELPYEKPCSVQPALTSSNDLLFVVSFASGNSCVVQRRDSLQVASKWQKVKCVLVDDFISSGSEQLLLLFEDDSNTEVLSSFKITDLGEVSYASGINYKHDVPAAEGLQENGLLTVRALETRLQAGWTSVRELQQHLGLQKRVILESCRALIDLVEERTHILPNSKEEGLVSLWDDVENPPDSLSKVTSLVSEVPEHITEELWQRVVGDSLVVGVKLAESFYSSLSDISLSLVMDQDFSSISPVIKCQSKIIKLNKAFSALAVSSSQIEPPPKKVKLDLHSKNDLKGEFPTRSSRIQLGGAKTVTAVTSLSPLLAFHRVCCVVLLHASKQNHPNDSLQQSRKITVLCGKTLLNLEDISNGRYSVKMLRENSYCTGSMQDILAVLAVSVRFSFQIVSCDCTLTPVRSWLLGEMECTPFKECQDNMFCHKAGNVHGTIFNWALKNPFEGVLTIYCRNLTVLFQCLHCLTRALPPSCSVKLLRSGSKEVLTEQLALALEKEMLTLKNSLSLKETKAENSLTWGNESGKKINNAPVSSLLDTEEGLQQFRKKLQNEQEESVRSMNQTMNGALYQKIALKIAEAVISSDMIVCRLAKS, from the exons ATGCTTCTGAGTGAGCAAGATCAGTTCTTGTCCTACAACGGTGAAGTCCTTGTATTTCAGTTGTCAAAAGCAAAGCATTCAGAGGAAGCAGAtgataaaacaataaatttatGTGTCAGAAGGATGGCATTCAACAGAGACACTAAAGTGTTTGTTCAGAAGTCTTCTGGAGTGTTCAGCATGGGAGCCAGTCACTCAAAAATTGAAATGATTTGTTGTAGCTGCACGACGGATTCCAGAACAGGGATTGTTCTTCCCTGCATTTTGATGAAGCAGAAAAGACGGAACAATGTCAAATACTTTTTATTGCTGCTTCACAGTTCAAACCAATTTGAGCCATCCTTTTATTTTAGATTGGATTATGAGCTGAAAGAAGACATCAGGTTGTTTGCTGGCCCATCATTGTTGTGGAGACATGCCAACAAGCTGTTCTACATCTCTTCCAACACATGCGTGGTTCAAAGTGCTCCTGTTCAGCTCTCTTCTGTAGTGTGGACAGGTGAAATTGTGGGTGAAGGCACTGTTGTCTTAGGGGTGAGAACTGCTTGCCTGCCAGAGACTGAAGATCCAGAtgggttttctgtttcagacaGAGCCATCTGGGGTAGCGAGTTCTTTGGATACGCaattcaaacacagaaaacgTTGTCTGGCACGTGCTTCATGCCTCATGCTTACAGCAGAGTGGTATCTTCTGTCTACGTCTGCAAGAGTGAGAGGTTGAAACAACAGCTCCAAGTATCACTTATTGCCATAACCCACAAGAACCAGCTTGTTTGGTTCCAAAATGGTGCCCCTAAAGGTGTTTGTGAGCTTCCTTACGAAAAGCCATGTTCAGTACAACCAGCTCTAACCAGTAGCAATGATTTGCTATTTGTTGTGTCTTTTGCCTCTGGAAACAGCTGTGTTGTACAGAGGAGAGACAGCTTACAG GTTGCTTCCAAATGGCAAAAAGTGAAGTGTGTTCTGGTGGATGATTTTATTAGCTCTGGAAGTGAGCAGCTGTTACTGCTTTTTGAGGATGACTCCAATACAGAGGTGTTAAGTTCATTCAAAATAACAGATCTTGGAGAGGTCAGCTATGCA agtgGTATCAATTATAAACATGatgttcctgctgcagaaggatTGCAAGAGAATGGTTTGCTTACTGTCCGAGCCCTTGAAACAAGATTACAG GCTGGTTGGACTTCTGTTCGAGAGCTACAGCAGCATTTAGGACTCCAAAAGAGGGTTATTCTTGAGTCTTGCAGAGCATTGATAGATCTTGTTGAAGAAAGAACCCATATTCTACCAAACTCAAAAGAG GAAGGCCTTGTCTCTCTCTGGGATGATGTAGAAAATCCTCCTGATTCTCTTAGTAAAGTGACATCATTGGTGTCTGAAGTCCCAGAGCACATCACAGAAGAATTGTGGCAGCGTGTAGTGGGTGACAGCCTGGTAGTTGGAGTGAAACTAGCAGAATCATTTTATTC GTCATTGAGTGATATCAGTTTATCTTTAGTGATGGATCAAGACTTCTCTTCGATTTCTCCAGTTATCAAGTGTCAAAGTAAAATCATTAAGCTGAACAAAGCCTTCTCAGCATTGGCAGTCTCCTCAAGTCAAATTGAGCCTCCTCCAAAAAAGGTGAAATTGGACTTGCATAGCAAGAATGATCTGAAAGGAGAGTTTCCTACGAGATCTTCAAGGATTCAGCTGGGTGGAGCAAAGAcagtcactgctgtcaccagcCTTTCACCACTCTTGGCATTTCATCGTGTGTGCTGTGTAGTTCTTCTGCATGCCAGCAAGCAAAACCATCCGAATGATAGTttacagcagagcagaaagatTACTGTTCTCTGTGGCAAAACTTTGTTAAATCTGGAAGATATTTCAAATGGCAGATACTCAGTGAAGATGCTAAGGGAAAATAGTTACTGTACAG GTTCCATGCAAGATATACTTGCTGTCCTTGCAGTATCTGTCAGATTCTCCTTTCAGATTGTGTCTTGTGACTGCACATTGACTCCAGTCAGATCGTGGTTACTGGGAGAAATGGAGTGCACCCCATTTAAGGAATGCCAGGACAACATGTTCTGTCATAAAGCAGGAAATGTCCATGGTACAATTTTTAATTGGGCCCTGAAAAATCCATTTGAAGGAGTTCTAACAATATATTGCAG aaatctGACTGTCTTGTTCCAGTGCCTTCACTGCCTTACTAGAGCTCTCCCTCCAAGCTGTAGTGTAAAACTCCTGAGATCTGGGAGCAAAGAAGTACTTACTGAGCAGTTAGCACTggctctggaaaaggaaatgctcACCTTGAAGAATTCTCTTTCCTTAAAAGAAACTAAAGCTGAAAACAGCTTGACATGGGGGAATGAATCTGGCAAGAAAATCAATAATGCTCCTGTGTCTTCTTTACTGGACACTGAGGAGGGACTCCAGCAATTCAGAAAGAAGCTTCAGAACGAGCAGGAAGAGAGTGTGAGAAGTATGAACCAAACCATGAATGGTGCCCTGTATcagaaaattgctttgaaaatagCAGAAGCTGTTATCAGTTCAGATATGATTGTGTGCAGACTGGCCAAGTCCTAG